The genomic DNA gcactacaagccgtcgctcaagctgtggggcaacagcctaatgcaaatgctggtgcgaatgctgagtcGAGGATGTTGGAAACcttcctgaggaatcatcctcctactttcaagggaagatatgactctgatggagcccagacgtggcttaaggagattgagagagttttccgtgtgatgcagtgcaccgaagttcagaaggtgcgttttggtactcatcagctggctgaggaagctgatgattggtggattagtctCCTGCCTACTTTGGAGCAAGACGgtgctgttgtgacttgggttgtgtttaggagggagttcctaaataggtactttccggaagatgttcgcgggaagaaagagattgagttccttgagttgaagcaaggaaacatgtccgtgactgagtatgctgctaagtttgtggagttGGCATAATTCTATCCGCATTACACTGctgagacagctgagttctcaaAGTGCATCAAGTTTGAGAACGGGTTACGAGCTGAGATTAAGAGGGCAATTGGTTACCAAAAGATTCGAGTTTTCTCTGAGTTGGTGAGCAgttgcaggatttatgaggaggacactaaggctcattacaaggttgtgaatgagcggaagactaagggccaGCACAGTCATCCTAAGCCTTATAgcgcccctgctgataagggcaaacagaggATGATCGAAGATAGGCGGCCAAGGAAGAAGGATGTTCCTGCTaagattgtttgttttaattgtggtgagaaaggccacaagagcaatgctTGTTCGGGAGAGGTAAAAAGATGTTTCCgatgtggtaagaagggtcatgcacTAGCTGAGGGCAAACATAATgacattgtgtgcttcaattgtaatgaagagggtcacattGGTTCTCAGTGCAAGCAGCCTAAGAAGGCGCCGACTACTAGTAGAGTTttcgctttgactggtactcagaccgAGAATGAGGATTGCCTGATCAGAGGTACATGTTATATtgataatactcctttagttgctattattgatactggtgctacgcattgttttattgctttcgattgtgcttctactttgggtcttgttatgtctgatatgaatggagagatggttgtcgaaactccagctaagggtttggtgactacttctctcgtatgtttgaaatgtcctttgtctatgtttggtcgtgatttcgaaatggatttagtttgtctacctttgagcagtatggatgtgattctgggtatgaactggttggaatacaaccatgttcacattaattgttttagcaagtcagtgtatttctcctccgtcgaagaggaaagtggtgcagagttcttgtCTACCAAGCAgttgaagcaactggaacgcgatggtattttgatgttttccttgatggcttccttatctattgagaatcaagcagtgattgataagctacaagtggtgtgcgattttcctgaagtttttccagatgaaattcctgatgtgcctccagagagagaagttgagttttctattgaccttgttcctggaacgaagccagtgtcgatggcaccttatcgtatgtcagcttccgagttagctgagttgaagaaacagttagaagatttgcttgaaaagaagtttgttagaccaagtgtttcaccttggggagcgcctattttgttagtaaagaagaaagatggtagtatgaggttatgtatcgattatcgacagttgaacaaagtaactatcaagaataggtatccacttccgagaatcgatgacttgatggatcggttagtgggtgcacgagttttcagcaagattgatttgagatcaggttatcaccagattaaagtaaaagatgaagatatgcagaagatagctttcagaacgcggtatggtcactatgaatataaagttatgccttttggtgttaccaatgcacctgcagtgtttatggagtatatgaatcgcatcttccatgcttTTGTGGATCACTTTGTAGTTGTCTTTatcaatgatattttgatttactccaagactgaagaaggacatgctgagcatttgaagattgtcttgcaagtgttgaaagagaagaaactttatgctaaactatctaagtgtgagttctggttgaaagaggtaagttttcttggccatgttatttctagTGATGGTGTTGTTGTAGATCCCTCTAAAGTCgatgcagtatcgcaatgggagacgcctaagtcagttacagagattagaagcttcttgggtttagctggttactacataagatttattgaaggattttccaagttagcacttccactaacgcagttgacttgtaaaggtaaagcttttgtgtgggatgttcaatgtgagaacagtttcaatgaattgaagaagcggttgacgacagctccggttttgattttgccgaagtccgatgaaccttttgtggtatattgtgatgcgtccaagttgggtttaggaggtgtacttatgcaagatggtaaagtggtagcttatgcttcgagacagttgagaattcatgagaagaattaccccacgcacgatttagagttggcggctgtggtctttgtattgaagatatggagacattacttgtatggttcgagatttgaggtgtttagtgatcacaagagcttgaaatatttgttcgatcagaaagaattgaatatgaggcagcgtagatggctagaattgctgaaagattatgactttggtttgaattatcatccaggtaaagctaatgttgttgcagatgtcttgagtaggaagacattgcatatgtccgctatgatggttagagagtttgaattgcttgaacagtttagagatatgagcttAGTTTGCgagtggtcacctcagagtgtgaaactgggaatgctgaagattgatagtgaatttctgaagagtatcAAAGAaacacagaaagttgatgtcaagtttgtagacttgttggttgctagtaatccgACTGAAGATGGAGACTTTAAGGTTGATGGCCATGGTGTATTAAGATTCCGAGGtcgaatttgtattcctgacaatgaagagatgaagaaaatgattcttgaagagagtcatagaagtagcttgagtattcatccgggagctacaaagatgtatcatgatctaaagaagatattctggtggtctggattgaaacgcgatgtggcacagtttgtgtattcctgtttggtTTGTTAGAAGTCgaaggttgaacatcagaaacctgctggtatgatggtatctttagatgtgccagagtggaaatgggatagtatatccatggattttgtgacgagtttgccgaatactcctagagggaatgacgcgatttgggtgattgttgatagattgacgaagtcggctcattttctaccgattaatatcagttttcctgttgcccagttggcagagatttatatcaatgaaattgtgaagttgcatggtgttccttcgatcattgtatcagatagagatccaagatttacttctagattttggaagagtttgcaagaggctttgggttctaagtcgaggttgagttcggcgtatcatccgcagacagatggtcagtcagagaggacgattcagtcgctagaggatttgttgagagtttgtgtacttgagcaaggaggaacttgggatagtcatcttccattgatagagttcacgtacaataaaagttatcattctagtattggaatggcaccttttgaggctttatatggtcggagctgcagaactccgttgtgttggtttgaatcaggtgaaagagtggtcttaggaccagagattgttcagcagactactgagaaagttaagatgatttaagagaagatgaaagcgtcgcagagtcgacaaaagagttatcatgataagcgtagaaaagatcttaagtttcaagaaggagaccacgtgtttttgagagtcactcctgtgactggtgttggacgtgccttgaagtcaaagaagttgactccgagatttattggtccgtatcagatatcggaaagagttggaacggtggcatatCGAGTGGGATTagcaccgcatctttcgaatttgcatgatgtctTTCATGTGtcacaacttcggaagtatgttccggatccatctcatgtgatctagagtgatgatgtgcaaataagagacaaccttacggtaaaGATGTTActggtgaggattgatgatcgaaaagtgaagacgttgagaggcaaggagatacctcttgtgagagtcgtttgggacggagcgactggtgaaagcttgacgtgggagctagagagtaagatgctggagtcttatccagagttgtttgcttgaggtaaattttcgaggacgaaaatcttataagttggggagagttgtaacgcccacttttaattaattaattatttaattgagtctagacgagttatattatatttatataatatatgtgtgatttacgatgatttgagatgatttatgtgatatgatgatttttatgaggagatgagacttattttgttgtttaataaaataagatttgaaaataaaataaaatatttagttatgggctgttttgagattttagagagttttgggggagaaagagagttaagataagatattaggaggagatataaaaaggaaagacctaggtttttagaaacactttgtacgtacgactgtttttggagaaaagggagaaaaagccaagagaagagcaagagagacctaGGGCTGCGaatttcatctataaggtaagggtgagatgaactctgcaattttattaatcatgtaatccatctggttgtaattagcaagaaatgggattgaattggagaagtcgagaattaggtcaaattgttagaattgatgattaaacggtgaaaattggttagattgatgtagaaactgtcctttgaccttacaatatgtttaggatgaattctggaattgaaattaggtttagaaccatgtgagatgatggattttcgtaaaaactgcacttctgcccgagcctatactcatcgctcgccctcgcgaacgatgatcctcgcctcgcgagtgatgaagttcatcgctcgccacgcgagccaattaccctcgcctcgcgagttgcacgtcgcagctcgccgcAGCGAACAAtgttactcgccatagcgagcatgaccagagagcatgtagaattctgtatttttgactttggagttgaaccttagatgtttttgagtgcctaaagatgtttattaaaggttaaatgataacttagaatgagattgaacctggtttagcttagaacaacattagttgggaatctggcctgtactcgccatggcgagcagatgctctcgcctcacgagcacttccagaactgagtgcaactGAGGATGTTGCGACCTGTGTCGCATAATTTGATTAGAGATGGACCCCTGGGCagtaatgtgacctatttaagaagttaactgcaatctgtgaagctgttatgaaatgttaatgttgaatatgatgtaatTTAAcgattaattgcattacttgagtTATGAATGAGTGATTGAAATGTCATTTTATTTGATATCGTTATGTGATGTCATACCGTTGTTGCAatctgcctatgctgctattgttatttaactatgttacatgaattgatataagatgatcaagatgatgttgaacctccaaattattggatacataagagatgatgattaagatgttttaagagatcgagtccatgcattagcatacatatgttgggggctcatgccctggagcttagtactcaacacgatggagcattagctcaaaataacgatgggggcttatgctctggaagtatattaatactcaaataacgatgggggctcatgccctgaattggtaccacatgcatataagaggtctaagttgcatagtcgcatagtcgagtcaatgatgaatgatattaagatgctatgagatttatgatgctttaatgaagtgattacatGATATGTTATTACctatgatgttatgatgtttaagttgtttatgtcaaagatttatgttgttaattacgattgttgaattatattgattaatattattgttttgtgaaatctcaccccttctgcttggaaatgttgctcttcgtatgagtaacttgcaggtgatcgagcttagagtggcgtgttgctgtcgtgagtgacgagttcctcactgagtcgtttaggttgctctgatacgtaacgggatgggttTTTTgaatgcatgcttcatttcctttacgtatttgactatgaTATTTATGCTTAAGTTGTTTAACCGAGATActatgatgaggcctgcgtgccaaacttatTTATGGTTGATGACATAATTCCGCTGCTATTtcgttgaaagttaaattgttaattgactatttatgattatgtgaaatgtgatatcccgtttatgacgtttactctgatgtttattaagaaatttttatgttgggaaaaacggggtgttatagGGGCTACCAAGctaggaaggaaatccactagtgtagtccttattcaaaagctctcagcaaactcctcaTTTGCACTaatgacctaggacctacccgtactGACTTCAACCTGGgaacttaaaaatcataaaacagataattaacaaattatctttcaacatTATTAATTCAAAAACTTCGCAACGGATTAAGTTCATCATCGTAAATAATAATTGGCGCGCAGGCCTCATAAAAAccatctcataaattcagttaagcAACATAATCATAAATCATGGCATATacgtaaaggaaagagaaatagccacaaaagatcccatcccgttacgtatcagagcaacctaagactcagtgaggaataagtcactcacgacagcaacaccagcaacctactctcgatcacctgcaagttactcatacgaagagcaacatttccaagcagaaggggtgagatttcacaaaacaataatattaagcatataattcaataatcatatttaacaacaagAATTCAACAtgatattcatcatagataataatgtatcacttatcacttcattcatagttcaaataaacaaacacaacttcacaacttatcatctttgactcgacaaatgagACTATGCAAcatagacctcttatatgcatgtggtaccaatccagggcatcaagcccccgtcgctataagtattaatatacttccagggcatcaagcccccatcgctattgagctaaagctccatcgtgttgagcaaaggctccagggcatcaagcccccaacaatgaaatgataatgcatggactcgacctcttaaatatcttaaatcaacaacctcttatatagtccaataatttggaacatcatcatcttcatcaatttagaccgactcatgcagcttagttaaatagcAGCAGCAACACAGGCAGTATacaaaacaacatgacataataatatcaaatgcaagtcaacaacatctcaaatatacattcataattcaagtaatgcgtataacattatatcacatcataatcaacatcaacacatcttaaaacagcttcacagattataattaacatcaccATTACATCTCAatactaccccaaggttcaactcttaACAACTTGTGCGACATAGATCGCAAAGCCCTAACAAGtcactctgtttctgggtcactcgcgaggcgagagcctctgctcggcatggcgagttcaggtcagattcccaaagtttcattctaaaatctttccaggttcaacCTCGTTCTacaatctttcctaatcattattaaacatGTTTAGAcgctcaaaagcatctaaggattAACTCAAaggtcaaaatcacgaaatcttgcaagctctctggtcaagctcgctaggcgagttcatctgctcgctatggcaagctgcaaggtgcaactcgcgaggcgggtaaggtttgctcgcgaggcgggtgatgaagttcatcactcgctgtGGCAAGGATcatggctcgggaggcgagcgatgaatgtcgctacgggaagaagtgcagttttcacgaaaattcatcttttctcatggttttaagcctaacattgattccagaattcatcctacacattatctaaggtctaggaacagtttctacatcaatctaacaagtttccaccgtttaatcattaattctacacttttgacctagttttcaaatcctctaaaactcatcctacatcatgttaaacataaccattgaatcacatacttaatagaattgcaaagttagtctcacccttaccttagaatcaAAATCGCAGCTTTTAGGTGTCTCTCctttctcttggctttttctcccttttctccaaaattgatcgtacgttatgtttttttttttaactaggttttccctatttatatctccctCATCTATCTTATttgatttctctttctcccccaaaactctctaaaatctcaaaacaacccctaaactccatatttattttattttcaaatctcattttattaaacaataaaataagtcacaactcctcataaaatcacataattctaCCTCAATCGtataaacctcttaaatcacacatatatcatataaatataatataactcatcATAATcactctagactcaattaaataattaaataattcaaggaGGGCGTTACAACATGCATCAAGAGGATACAAGAAAGGCTCACAAATAACAtactcaaaaccctaaacaatCTATTCCTCAAAATGACGGCTTGAATGATTCTCTAGGTCTTCCAGTCTTGTTTAAATACCGAAGCAATACGGTCAGTACACTCTTGTTGGGCTTCAGAACAATCAGTGATCTATTTCATAAAACAACAGAACCAGAAAAGGAAACTCCTGATATGTaggcacattattaggaacatcCTGATCACCTCCAAACTTTCCTAAGTAGATAGCACATTCTTAGGAAATCACAAACGATCTGATTCTGTACTAAAAGCACGCAGCTTGACCACAAGAATAAAGACGTGGAttccttaaataaataaaaaaacacgtGCGAAAAACAAGGCAAGGTGCAGATCAACTGAACCATGCCAGGATGTTGGGACATCTTGTCCAACATCTCacttaaatatttgttttaggcaAAAGTGAAGCCAACATATAAATATTCAACACTTTTACTCTTGCAGGATCGAAGTTTTCTCTTCAACTTAAGAAGTTTCGACGAGATGTAGGACTTGGCATGAAAAGGTCTCAAATTAAAGTATTTATATCGGTCTTATTCACGAATTAAATGACCGTTTACTTCATTGTTATTGAGATGACCTGATGATATGAGACAGCTAACCAGAAAACAAAAGACTAAAACCTTTCCACATTGCTACTACTTTGCAATTTAGAAGTCAGTCAACGTAAAGAAAAATAACGTAGAAGTACAAAAGTTTATCTTTGActccttcaaaaacaaaaaaagtttatttggGCATAACGGATGACTGATAAGCTAGCTCATAGCTGATGGATTATAGCTGATGACTAGTAGCTGATAAGCtacttgaagtgtttggtaaaattaacggTTCAATTAGCTGATAgatgtaaaattacataaaaaggacatttttaattcataataaaatttatatcaattaatgtttaaagtatttaaaaattaaaaattgttaatttaatatattattaaattaatttttaattcctaaatgttaatttatatttattttcattttactaaaaaaatataaagtgtaaaaaattttaaacgtaacaataaataaaatctagtttttacaaatatatatatatatatatatatatatatatatatatatatatatatatatatatatatatagtgaaggTAAACATAAcgttcttaattttttattgttggaGAAATTATTGTCTTTGTTCTTATTCTCTACAATTCTTATATATCACACAAAAATAACGTGtcatttcgtaaaaaaaaaggtgacattaaatattgaaatagtcccacaaaaaaaaacgtaacaattgtaacgaaaaaaacttaaacgtaaaggtaaaaaaaatatctatttctattgagaaaaaaaaggatctttcattcataaaaaaaatagcattcatatttaaaacatatgtattttaatttataatataataaatgattaagggtaaaaaatgaaatttagttagaataataagggtaaaactgGAATTAAAAGTAAGaaactataagctataagctcaaacgctactgagaatagcttctgaaaaatagcttataagctcgtgaaataagctataagttcatggtgaaaaagtgttaccaaacagagctttttttgtcaaacgagcttataagctataagttaagagctataagctcttttttgggtgttaccaaacagacccttgaAGAAATATTTACAACAGACGTTTAACACATAATACTTTTGTaaaacttataaaatcaaaacaactttTAATGTATTAATTAAAATGCTTTATTTCCATAATAAtgatatttcatttaattaaaaagtaCAATTGTTAAAAACATTTGACATAAAAATATCAACTTTTAGaggaaaaatatcatttatttgttatatttgtcaaaagataaaaaaaaaaataaaaaattgtcataaaatgaatcaaaataagaACAACAtacaatttatagtttttttttaggttttttctagattacctttgaagaatggtgggtaatttatccaccaaccaatgaaaatgagcaatttattgatggggtcaagatagttcatggataccacttaaaaatgtgcttatgtggctaatgtgtattggttggggtaaattatccACAATTCTTctatgggtaccctagttgtcacttttttttatttatttacaatttaGAGCTAGTAGTGTTTTTCATCCCTTTACCTATAGGGTTaacatgattttataaaaaaataatccctATAGTTCCTTTcgtatataaaacaaaattctcttctctttctctttctcacaTCTTTATCTTTGTTCACTTTCTCCTCTAACCCAACATATCCCTATAGTTCCTTTCAAACTGTAGTTCTATcaaacatgattttatttttgaactgCAGGTAAACTTTATTAGACgatacaaagaaaaatacaaatagTATTTGATCCATCTCAAACTCTCAAATAACAATAAGAATTAAAACAAAGGAGTGTGTTCCAAAACCACTCGTAAATCGTAATACAAgcacaaacctttttttttttttttttttattgagaatcACCTTCaagatatatatttaatttcatcaAGTATTATTCTTCCAGGTTTTGAGTCTTCAATGAGAAAATATTCCCGGTGTTCCAAACTATCTaaaccatttcaaaaataaaaaaatccttcCATATTTATTGAGTCGGTGTATTAAAGGCATGAAGTATTCATTGTTGTTTAGCGATGATTAATCTCTATGGCACATACAACCTGAATTCATTCTTATCAATTAAATTTTACTCATACAGAGTAGCTCGTATCGAACCCTTAACCAGATACTTAAGAAACCAAAAACACTTTAGCGCATATacctaatttatttaatttttgaagaaaagatgCCTATAACATTTCATCTATAATAATAGTGTTAATACAATCGGGAATAACATAATGAATTGTGGGTAGCTGACAACGTGGTCTTGCCTACAAGTACATGAGCAACCACATTTGTTTGTCGTCTATTAAACTCCACCCTATTGTTTGTAAACTGTGAGGAAAAAGAATTAATGACATGCTATAATAACTTGACCAAACATTGTTACATTTGACGATTTATGTTGAAAGCATCTGATGTGATGTTCGACTCAACCACAAAATTCACAGTTTCGAACTGCTTGTCTATTAACCACCGTAACGTATAAAACAACTCAAGAGCTTCTTCGACTTCAACCGTGACAAACTCATAGTTTTAGCAAGCACATATTCGCTATCTTCATCGCATAAACATATACCTATGCCAGTACAGTTCCATAAGGAGGCATCAATGTTACCCTTTATCCTTCCCAGTTGCGGTTTCTGCCACTTATTCAAGCTTGCTGATGCGCAACCAACCTGCTGAACGCTCGTGGAAACAACTTGCTGAGAAGTATCAGTAGTTTGTGCCGAATCTAACTCTGCGTATGAATTATTGGGAGGAGCATTCGTTGTCAGCCACTTATCAATCAGATGTCTTGCTCGATTCACGGCATGAAAACAAAACTCATTCTAGATTGTACcgattcttttaaaaatatttataaattttgtgatttaataaaatatgatttttgtgaccaattaaataattatttgtatcgattcttttataaatatttataaattttgagtgattgaataaaatatgatttttgtgatgtgaccaattaaataattattattcacTTTTGAATTTATTGTTAAACCAATTTTTGCTTGTTCGAAAATGTTGTCATAGTCAAATCCATCGTCATCCAGATTGATTTGAACCACTAGCAGCCACCAATTATATCACATTTCACACAAATCGGTCAATAAACGTTGGTATTCATAATAGCGtaggaaaataatttttaaactaaTATATATGCACTTATCAGTCCTTTGCAGTTGAATCGTCTAACAATAACATTCACAAACTATGAAAAAAATGGTCAATCTTTTGTCTggtctctttctttttttgctcTCAATGCATTGTTTCGTTGCTTGCTTAGCTTCAAATACAAAAAACATCACTACAGATAAATATGCTCTTCTAGCATTCAAATCACTTATTACTTCAGATCCCTATGATATTTTGGCTAATAATTGGTCAACATCCTCTCCTATATGCAGTTGGGTTGGTGTAACTTGTGATGAACGACACAATAGAGTCTATGGTTTGAATCTCACAAACATGAACCTTAGAGGTACTATTTCCCCGAGCATTGGGAATATGTCGTTTCTTGTTATACTTGACCTCCACAACAATAGCTTTGGTGGTCAAATGCCTAAAGAGATATGTTGGTTGCGCCGGTTAAAGTTTCTTCGTTTTAGCATGAACAAGTTTGTTGGAGAAATTCCTGCAGCGTTGGGGGAATTATCGCAACTTCAATATTTACGTCTTGGAATTAACAATTTTAATGGTTCTATTCCCCAATCTATTGGTAACCTTCGTCGGTTGAAATTGTTTACCGTTGTTAAAAACATGTTCTCTGGATTGATACCTCAAACAATTTCAAATATGTCTTCACTTGAATATGTCGGCTTCTCTTCTAACTACTTTTCAGGTACTCATAGCTTTGATATTAAATGTGTTATTTACGATATATCTTTGCTTCACTTTATTTGACGTAAATGCATAGTagaaaattgtaattttttttaaacaatgcacatattattaaataaaggtaaaattgaaaaaattaatacgACAGATGGagtttttattataatattatgcttatgtttttctaatattattcttatttattaaaatagaaGACAAACAATATTATTAGAGCTTAAAAGATACATTTTATCAGAGGATGATAAAACTAGTCAGAGTCACCGAGGCTGTTGATGTGTCCATCAGAACATGTTCCCTTCAGAACTTGTTC from Medicago truncatula cultivar Jemalong A17 chromosome 8, MtrunA17r5.0-ANR, whole genome shotgun sequence includes the following:
- the LOC120577509 gene encoding zinc finger protein GIS2-like; protein product: MIEDRRPRKKDVPAKIVCFNCGEKGHKSNACSGEVKRCFRCGKKGHALAEGKHNDIVCFNCNEEGHIGSQCKQPKKAPTTSRVFALTGTQTENEDCLIRVAVSATYSSLLMRNQPAERSWKQLAEKYQ